A region from the Alosa alosa isolate M-15738 ecotype Scorff River chromosome 7, AALO_Geno_1.1, whole genome shotgun sequence genome encodes:
- the ier2b gene encoding immediate early response 2b: MNLNEEAKRIMAISISKLYSSRTQRGGLRLHRSLLLSLVMRSARDIYHSVQVLNETAEQQHTVPCEPQETVIEEPMDTSTDQTVPDVSIESTETDPTTDEEADIKPPKAEDGEWDKENRDWAQCDRHSRKRRGKAAAEPEFLPSKKARMDTEDDRRVGVLRSSNGNCCRSVEILTQISVPSAIEAF, encoded by the coding sequence ATGAATCTGAACGAAGAAGCCAAAAGGATTATGGCTATTTCCATTAGTAAGCTGTATTCCTCGCGCACACAGCGCGGTGGACTGAGACTTCACCGAAGTCTCCTACTCTCTCTGGTCATGAGATCGGCACGGGACATTTACCACTCCGTCCAGGTTCTCAACGAAACCGCGGAGCAACAACACACGGTTCCCTGTGAGCCGCAAGAGACGGTTATCGAAGAGCCCATGGACACGTCTACAGACCAGACAGTCCCCGACGTGTCAATAGAGTCCACTGAGACCGATCCGACGACTGACGAGGAGGCTGACATTAAGCCTCCAAAGGCAGAGGACGGTGAGTGGGACAAAGAAAACAGAGACTGGGCTCAGTGCGACCGACATTCCAGGAAACGGAGAGGCAAGGCAGCTGCCGAGCCTGAATTCCTCCCGAGTAAGAAAGCCAGAATGGACACAGAGGACGACAGACGCGTGGGAGTTTTGAGGAGTAGTAACGGGAACTGTTGTCGCTCGGTCGAAATACTGACTCAAATTTCTGTTCCAAGTGCTATCGAGGCGTTCTGA
- the LOC125297726 gene encoding syntaxin-10 produces MSMEDPFFVVKGEVQKALSRARGLFERWEELLQEGTPVSRDELDWSTNELRNCLRAIDWDLEDLHETISIVESNPGKFRLGENELQERRDFVERTRQSVQEMKEQLSSPSAVAQAEKKNREALMAAPSQERYTSLEPHLVSANSRYIQEQQEQQQLIMQDQDEHLELVTGSIRVLKDMSGRIGDELDDQAVMLGEFSEEMDQTGSRMDSVLKKMEKVSHMTSSRRQWCAIGALVTIILVVLILLFAL; encoded by the exons ATGTCGATGGAGGACCCGTTCTTCGTGGTGAAAGG GGAGGTGCAGAAGGCCCTGTCGCGGGCGAGGGGCCTGTTTGAGCGCTGGGAGGAGCTGCTGCAGGAGGGCACCCCGGTCAGCAGGGATGAGCTGGACTGGAGCACCAACGAGCTGCGCAACTGCCTGCGAGCCATCGACTGGGACCTGGAGGACCTGCACGAGACCATCA GCATTGTCGAGTCCAACCCCGGAAAGTTCCGTCTGGGAGAGAACGAGCTGCAGGAGAGGAGGGACTTTGTGGAGAGAACCCGGCAGTCGGTTCAG gaGATGAAGGAGCAGCTCTCCAGCCCCTCGGCTGTGGCACAAGCAGAGAAGAAGAACAGAGAG GCGCTGATGGCGGCCCCGTCTCAGGAGCGCTACACTAGTCTGGAGCCGCACCTGGTGTCTGCCAACTCCCGCTACAtccaggagcagcaggagcagcagcag ttgaTAATGCAGGATCAGGACGAGCATTTGGAGCTGGTGACAGGCAGCATCCGTGTGCTGAAGGACATGTCGGGACGCATCGGAGACGAGTTGGATGATCAGGCTGT TATGTTAGGAGAGTTCAGTGAGGAGATGGACCAGACAGGTTCGAGGATGGACTCGGTGTTGAAGAAAATGGAGAAGGTGTCTCACATGACCAGTA GTCGGCGGCAGTGGTGTGCCATCGGTGCCCTCGTCACCATCATCCTGGTGGTGCTCATCCTCTTATTCGCTCTATGA